A region from the Tachyglossus aculeatus isolate mTacAcu1 chromosome 5, mTacAcu1.pri, whole genome shotgun sequence genome encodes:
- the TCIM gene encoding transcriptional and immune response regulator, which produces MKAKKIHQSFTMSSSLRVSPSVHGYHFDTASRKKAVGNIFENIDQESLQKLFKNSGDKKAEERAKIIFAIDQDLEEKTRALMALKKRTKDKLFQFLKLRKYSIKVH; this is translated from the coding sequence ATGAAAGCAAAGAAAATCCACCAATCCTTCACCATGTCTTCATCTCTAAGAGTGAGCCCATCTGTCCATGGCTACCACTTTGACACGGCCTCTCGCAAAAAAGCTGTGGGCAACATCTTCGAAAACATTGATCAAGAATCACTACAGAAGCTCTTCAAGAACTCTGGAGACAAaaaagcagaggagagagcaaaaATCATTTTCGCCATTGACCAAGATTTGGAAGAAAAGACAAGGGCACTGATGGCTCTCAAGAAGAGGACAAAAGACAAGCTTTTTCAGTTTCTGAAACTCCGGAAATATTCAATCAAAGTTCACTGA